The genomic segment ttttctcttggtCGGGCCAAATGGGTCATCTCACAAGGGGCTCAGCTCTAGTAGTTAGGTTGttgctgttgctgctgctgcttctatTGGTGTCGTGTTGTCATGGGACTAGGAACCTGCAAGCCTTCGACGAGAGGCCAATCCTGAGGAGGAATTCGGGCTTCTACTTTGGTTTTTTGCCGAAGGGGGTGTCGATACCGCCTTCGGGACCGTCGAAGCATCACAACTCCATTGGCCTCGAGAGCCGCAGATCACCTTGAAGGAAGCTGAAGCTATCGGAAGTTAATGTACATGGTTgggttcttttaattttcttttgggATACATTCTTTATTTCCTTCTACTTTTGGACACAGTCTTTCAGaagtctctctctttctctctctctctgaatcTCTTAACAGCCTTTTGATCACGAAGGGATGATTACCTTGCCTcagtcagagagagagagagatggactgAGTGATCTTGGGAAGACCTGCCAGCCTCCGGATTGGCCAGCTCAaagttgaatttttcttttttaatatttctctaccttatatctatatatatatatatagtttgatGTTAGGGTTTTGcaagaaaatatatatgtagACGAGATTGATACATGGCTTCTTTTCTCGAGAGACAATATTAATGTTAGGATGGGGTATTTAATCCCTTCGTATTTTATGCAAGAAGAAAGCTATAGATAtccattttccttttctttttctcttgtgcTATGAGCTTTCAGAGTGGTTAGGAGGTGGGTCTGATCATGGTGCTTATTTTGTGGGAGCTTGAGAGTTGGTATACGGTATTTTCCTTcaactcttttttctttttctcaaaagtAGTCATGTCTCACTTAAAACTTGATGCACAGCTTATGTTTCGTGATGACGGTCCGGGTAGGTAGACTGACGGATTTGAGTTGATTGATGGATTAGATGTAGGGTGATCTGATCCTTGGCAGGCTCCAGATTTTGCAGCCATTCTTCTATGTTTGCAGCGTAGGGGCATGGACGCATGTTAGGGGTGGTAACTACGTACGTACATAAAATCCTACACCTTTGGATAGTgcctacaaaaaaaatatagggATGTGCTTTATTCTTTTGCATGTTATATCCTCTTTTTTAGAGGAGTCAGAGGTCAAACGAGGGGATGGAATATAGGGATTTTCTTTGTAAATTGCCAAGGTAAAAAAGTAGGTGATGGCACTTCCATTCATAGTCACTAGTTCAGCATCTTGGAATAATTCAACTAGGCtgaaagattcagaacttcTACAGAAGAAAGTACACAAGTTAGGAGTACGTCCCATCTTTTTTCACAAGAAAAATGTAAGAAAAGTAGAGAATTGAGGATTGAACATAAAAGATAATTCAAAATGTAAGATATAGATAGATCCACGTACCAGATCATGCAGAAGGTGTTGGTTTGGTCGTTGCACGGGGTTTGGTCTCACCCCATCGCTCTCGGCAAGTGGCCTTATGTCAATAAATACTCATCAGAATACTCTAATTTCTTTCAAGAAGTTTGATGGTGAGATTGTTTTCATTCATCATCACATTTGCTTTATTTACCAAGGAAAGTACATTTCCATGACCgttattattaattttcttCCACTTCTCTCGCCTATTTAGGCTTCCTGTTGCCTTAACATCCATCTCAAACAAATATCAACAGTATCTTTTATTCCAACCAGGTTTTAGTCGCAAACAAATTGAGATACATTATACCCGACTTTATATAGCTATCAGCGTAGTGAGAGTTTTATTCCGAGCAGGACAATGGTTATGCTGTATTAACTATTCTTTCAAACAACCCATAAATAGTGTCCACAGTTTGAAAATGTCCATATATACGTATCCATGTGCACCTGTTAGTTTTGTTCAAAGTAGCTAGCTTGTCTTGGGAGTTCTCCCTTCAATTTCAAGCTTTAATTTCCGCAATCTCGGCAGGTCAAATAATCCAAAGAATCATTCATTGTTATTGCTATTTTCTGAAGTTATTAGGAGTGCTACAGGTTTATTTACATCATCACTGTGCTCTTTCATTTCCATAAGCTATAAGCCTGCTCGTAAGTACTACTGCAACAGGAAAAGACCAACCACATGTACTTATGTTTTCCGATTTCTTAAGAGTTAATGTTATTCTTCCATGTCATATTAAATCACGAGCACCAAACATCCAACAAAAATTGCCACTTCCAGAAAGTAATAATGTTGCCGACTATTGAAGGTCTAAACCTTTCGCTGAAAACTTCTTCGAACTCGTCACCACGTGAAAGCCCTATTCCTCGAGGTCGGTGACAAATGCCGCTCATGAAGACTTGTTGGTTGCTTTTCTATCACAAAGAGAGAGATTGGTTTAGCTTTCATGTGCTTAATAAGTGTTTGTTCTTCCAAGCTTCCGAAGTCTGAGATGGGGGGGCCCTGTCACCTTAATTACTCATTGATATATGGAGATTTCAATGGCTGGGTGACTTTGAAAAGCTTTGTTAGACAAATGGTCACTCTTCTTGAGGCAGGTGGGGTTGGTCAAGTCTGCATTAGATGTAGTCGCTGCACCGGCTTTGCCATTTCTGCCACCACCTCCTTGAAGTCAAAaagcagaaagaaaaaatagttaGCTATCTGGGCCTCTGGCACATATCCCTTTCCTCCTCAGACGTCCTATGCTGATGAACATAGGATAGATTTTCGCCAAAACGAGAAGAGAATCTACTAGTTTATAAATGAGAATGAGAAGAGGCTATGCTTGTGTGTGTGCAGAAATCTTATTTCCTATATGAATCATCTCGTGGATGTGCCACTCTTTTAGTTGGTGATTCTAGTTGTCCTCCATAAGATATTCAGGAGAGCATGATATACAAGTGAATGTtgtaaattgaaaaaaatgtaCAATTTATTTCTATGAAAATACAAGAACCtatcatttttttgttttcgcATCATATGAACTTTGTTCTTCCTGCAGCAAGAGATTGCTGATTGCTTGGATGAACATGTCTGCATGACTAGAGCCATCCATCGGCTTTAATGGCATGTCGGCCTTAGAAAGcacatatagagagagagagagagagagagagtggtttAACCTGTTTGCACATGATGATCGAATAAATGGAGGACTATAATCATGTTGAAGAGCATGCTAAGCATAAGCCTATCACATGATGTGAAACAGGATCAAACTGTAGGTTGTTGCTGATCTCCCAAACTCCTGCTTAGATTCAGAAGATCATCTAACATCTGCATTAGTCAGGAACAAAAGACTAGCAATTAACCCAATCAGTAGAATCTATAACATAGCTTGTCGCCCCGTCGGATCTTTGCTGAGCTTAAGATGCATTCATATTTCATGGATACAAGTATTGATTGATAACATGGCTTAAAGATGGTGAAGCCCTGGTGAATCGCTTCACTTGTTGTGCTAGGCGTAAAACTGAGATATGCTTTGTCAAGCAGCAGTGTAAGTTGCTCGCTATCCATGACAAGTTATAATAAGCTTTCCAGAAAGGGTGgtttttattgttattattgaaatttttgagaaTTATCAGTATAAGATACATACGACGGTATATTTGAAGAAGGAATCTCCAGAGGATAAGGAAGTtgctgcatggagttggagcaCACTTTACATTCCCCAGCTATCATGCACCCAGAAAAGGTAGCGTGTCGGCTGGTCTGGATATAAGAACCGATGCATCATTACTCAGCAGGGGAGAAGGAATCACAGAAGTCATGACAGGCCCAATGCTTTGTGTACAGAAGCCTCATGATTCATCTCTTTACTAATACGCTTAAGGTCCAGTCTGGAAAGACAATTAAAATTTTTGATACAAATAGGTTTTTATCTCTATGATGGGGTTAAAAAAGGATAAGGTTGGCAGGAAATCATCCTCATTTTTGTTTAATATTAGATATTTTATTCCACGTAATGATTAATTATgctttttttgttttacttggATGCATTTTGAGGATAAGAAAATAGTGTTTGGGATGAAATTTGAGGATAAGTAACAAAAAAAGGTGAAATTCTCTCAGCTTGGTCAAGTTTTCCCCTGCAATACCAACGATTCTCCCTTTATTTGCAATATAGATTGTTTTGGAGAATAATTGAAATGCCATTataataaaagaagatattaattattaagatcaaaaaatatatattttaataaggGTAAGAAGTTACAATAgctttatttatattaagctATTGCATACacaaaataacatattatttgtaatatattaaaatataaattatgaaaTACAAATTCATTATTGTAGGATTGGTGACCATACACCTTTAACACTAGCAGATAAGCAGAAGGCAAGAAAGAAGCCCCAAGGGTTGGATTAAACAGACCACCAAGCAGTGAAAAGGAGTAATGGTGAAGCACTGGTTTGAAATATCTGGATGGAACACAAATCAGGGTGCTTGTGACCACCAGAGTGAAGAGGAGGTGAAGAAGATGGATGGAAAGAAGGCAATCAGAAATGACCAAGAACAATATTGATCATTTCGGAAAAATTACTCTCCTCTTTTGACCCTCTTCATCCCTCTTGAGACAGGATTATTCCAAAGTTTTCACCCTACAGTATTGATCATTTTGGAACAGTATTGATCAATCAGGTTCTGTTTCCAAACTAGGCCTAATGAAAAGATAACTATGAATATTCAACATAAAAAAACATAACTTTATTGTCCCAAAAATTTCCACTAATAGATGGAAGAATGCTTCAATTCAAATATTCCCTAATTCTGTGAAAAGCGGATTATGGTAGAATAAAACTCATAATACACCATCTAAACCAGAAGGTCAAgcattcttgaaaaataatccAGCTCAACAAAAACAGAAGATATTGCATGTATTTGTAAGAGTCATGCCGTAATTATGCGGAAGAAATGGAATATAAGATTAAAGTCACAAATCTATACCTACTTAACACACATGCAATCATGCAAATCATGCAGCCGTATTTTAAAAAGCTATGAAATTGTTCCCACTTACCAACCAGAGCTCAAggaaatcataaaaaataacaaTTCAGCGCACAAAACTTCCACTACTGTTGGATTTGGAGAGAGTCAAATGTACAAAACCTTACCTCTGCATGCAAAGAAACTGTTTCTATATTTGAAAACCGTAACATCTAGATCACAATAaagcaaccttaccattgcaccaaAGGTCACCGCCAGCTTAAGAAAATCACATATTCCAAAAATATAGGCAAAACAAACACTTATTTTAATTCTTACTTCATCAATGCATGCCTGCATACCTTCAAGTAACAGCTAGCCTCAAAATTAAGAGTATTTTAGATAGACAGAATAAAAATTTGGAAAGATAACCCCAACCCAGATAAAGACTACAAAAGTAAATTGTGATCTATCATTAGCAACAAAAGAAGATCAACTAATAAGAAGCCTTGTGTATCACTGTTAGCATGGCACATACATCCCATCACATGGCTGTGACAAAAATAATGGCAGCAGCCTTATGCCGTCAAATGAACTTTTGGGGCCGAGAAGGAAAGGCATTCCCAACTCACAACTGCAAAAGgcatatttattttgataaaaccaTTTTTCTGAACTTGCAAGTATAACTTGAGACTTAACTGATCAAATTGTCTCATTCATAAGATAGTTCATAAACATCCATTAATAGCCAAGACAGAAGCCCGGCCACCCTTCCACCATCTTTCTCATGATCTAAGCTCCACATAAGACCCAGAAAGCCCAGAAGTACCAAGAAGTGTAACCTGGAAATGAAAATAGATAAGCCTGAGGTGATGGGTTATGTATTATGTCCAAGTGTCAAGATACAAAGTAGGCAAACATGCATTTTGATCCTCCTGAACCTTATCTGAACAATATATCAGAGATTCAGAATGAAAAAACCAAGCAGCCAAACGTAAAAATTTAACATGGTCTGTTCCTTACCAAGCATTTCCTATAACTAGCTACAAATCTTCCATGATATATCACTATCCAGAAGCATGTTTCTCTGAAGGTTACCAAAATTGGAGCATGCAGTACATGAAGAAAGAGATGAATACGAGTTACAGGTGTCTTAGCAAAAAAGGGGGAAAGAGAAGAATTCAAGTCACAGGTATTATCATATGCTCAGCATATAATAAAAAATCCTCCACTAATCCATTTCAAAAGGCTGTTTTCCTGATCAATTGGTTCAGAATTACATTACAGTACTATAGTGGGAGTAAAAATGAAGTTAAAAGTTCAAAACCTGAATGGTCTGAAAGATGCAGAAATTCCAGATAGCTATCTTGGAATGGAAAAAATTTAAGAACTAATCAGGGGATCCTGGTAAACACATACCCTGAGTAGTTCTCTTTTTTTCGAGTATACAGATGTCGCACTCCCAGTTCCCACATCGAGAAAACAGCCCAATATAAAGATAATAATAAACCCCATAGATCACAGGGTCTTGTTTTGCATAAACAATgggtttgaaaatttttaatgtatactataaaataaataagatataTTCCTTGCAACCAACTCTTAAAATGGGCATAGTAGTTGGTATCTCCTGCCCtctggaaaagaaaagaaatggaacTGAAAAGCAGCTAAACGTGTATTAGAAATGAtaaactacaaaaaaaaaaaaaaaaaaagaaatgatatcTTGGAACATAGAGAATAAATTTCTATATAGATAGAAGTTCCAAGGACCACAGTGTTATGAGCCTTGGTTCTCTTTGCAGATGAATAGGAAATCAATGGCAAGCATATTAGAGTAGCAGCACATGCACTTCCTTAAAGGCAGACACTAGAATGAGGAACATAACAGTGAAGACTTGCTGAATAAGATAATTAACAACAAGATTACAGTCACCTTCCTGATCACATGGAGGTTGCGTGCTACTATTATCTTAGTCACAGAAGCATGATGTCTGAAGAATTTCCTGTTGCTCTAAGTGGCAATTTGGTGCTTAAAAAAGCATTTGTGTTAAAAGAACAATTCAAGAACTTAAAGCACAAAGTACAATCTCATATAACTATATGCTATTTATCATGCAATACCAAAGGGCAACTTTACCTTTCCCCACTCAGAACCAATGCCACTACATCTCATCTTCAAGTGTATCATTTTTGTTCCCAACTCTGTTTCAACTTTTTTCCGCAAATAAGCTTCACCAGGGCCAAAAGAATCCAGATATGCCATGTAGCGTTTATAAGCAGCTCTTATGGCATCCTCTATATAATCTGGTAAGCGTCCCACATTCTGCAGGATAACCCTAATTAAAATACCGAAGGGTAAAACCAAAGAGCAGCAAGGTGCAAATTGGCACATTTTTCCAACACAAAAGCGACACAACTAACAGAGAAAATGCCCAGACCTCACCACTTAATCCATTTAGATCATCAAGCGCCATTCTGAGGGTAACTAGAACCCCACCAAACTCCACTGAAGCCTCAGCAGCACGAAAGACATTTACCAGAGCTTCTTGGCCATCCTTATCATCAGTAGCTTTAGAAAGTGCCTTCTTTGTCTCATTGACAACAGAGTCTGGAATTTCTTCCCAGTTCATAGCCATTAAATCCTTGAATGCAGATTCTCTATCAGGATCAGTTATAGCAGGCAACTGGCTTACACTTGAACAGAATACACGCCTAATGTTTAATGTGAAAGGAAAACTGCAATCTGCGATTGCTTGCACACAAGGAAAACAAGCTTCAAGTTAGAACCAAAATTTGACTAGACAAATCAAAAGATTTTCGAACAGTATAATGTGATCTAATGATGTATAATATTTTACAAACCATGTGCAAAATGATAGAGACATCAGGTTAAAACAAGGATTGCTTCAGATTTAGTAGAATAAATGAATTTGCAACATCACAGTTGCAACTATGCGATTACCAAAGGCAATATCACGAAGATAAACCATACTGATTATATAATTATTTTCAATAACTAGTTAAGATAAGGAATAAATATGGCTGCCTATTTTCCTCCAAATGGTGGCAACATTGtaaattctttttcttcctttttacagCATTCTACCTAGACCTATCATCAGCTATATAGAAGATCTTGTGTTTGACTGCAGAAATATGACTGGCACAAGGCTATCTAGACCTATCAGCAGCTGTATAGAAGATCTTGTGTTCTGGACTTAAGGTGAAGTAGACAAAGGTCTGGGATATCAGTCACTTCTTGGAAAAGCCTTTATTCAGTTATTTGTTTCATAATAAAACTTGAGATACTCAAAACCATTTTTCACATTTGTTGGAAAATTTAGGCTGCATTTCCAATTATTATCATTTTCCTGTTTTCCCGAAAAGGAAAGCAAAAACCTCATTCCCTTTCTATTTTCAGATTTCTAaaagcatgtgtgtgtgtgtgtgtgtgttggggggggggggggggggggggggggggtagccACTTCTATTTGTTTCGATaagaaaattgaaaatcatGCTCCTAATATCCCAGCTCATCTTGATGATTCTACTACCGAGTTCTTGGAAGAGAAGAATTATGATGGAATATGCTCTTCctcaacttctttcaatggaacAGGCTCTTCTTGGAGTTCTTTCAATGAATGTGTACATGGTGGGTCCATATGGTGCTTGATAGTGGTTATCAGTTTTATGCCAAATAACCCTCCAAATATAAAACATTCAATCTTTTAAGATAGTTGATCAATGTCATACACTTTTTGACTCTTGCAAAATGAGACTGACAGGTATACCAAAGTGGCCCAtagaaagggaaaaaagaaaaggcacaATGGAGTGGAAGTCAAAGTGGACATCAATTAATGGGGAACCAGAAGTTGTACAGTTAAATCTAGACAATTGTAAAATTTGTCAATTCTAAGAAGATGAGGACCATTTGCTTTTTAAGCTCTTAAAGAAGAAGTGTCACCGTCCAGtatcaagtataaatttatcaaacataacggtaataaaaatatatatatatataatgataaaaCCAAGCACTACATTtgattttggttttttttttcatttgtttgatTTGCTAGAagaaatgatatttttttaaaaaaaaacaattaaacAAGAAAATGATTCCTCATAGTTCGAATTATATTGCACAACAAATAATGGCAAAAAGGTTTTCCAAGAGAAGACTAGGTCACCATGTGTTTTTCTTGCAATCAAACAGACCCTTAGACTGTGGACCTACTGTAAAACTGATGACAATGTGTGTCCAGTTTGGGTTAAGTTAGCTCAAATCCCAACCAAACCCAGCTCATGATTTGGTGTGTTTGGAATTATATACTTGGCTAGCATTGGTCTTGGCCAGAAAATGTTAATCAAATTGTTAGTTGGATTGGGATCACAATGAGGGCTTAAACAAGGCAGCCAAACTTGATTCTTTATGATTGGACCTCAAACATGGTTTCACCTAAACCTAGTGCAGATTTCTATAGAGAGCTTCAATCTAACCAAATCTTTAACAGACCAAAAATCTTACAGGATTATAATCAAGGACCCTATAATAGTATAACTTGAAGCAACAATGACGTAACTAACCTAAAACCCACAATAATTCTATTTAGGTAGAAATTTTGGGAGCGAGACAATGCTTAGGTAAGGGATCAATGCTCGGATGGTCCAACTTGAGTTGGGTTGTAATTAAACCAATCAACCTGCTCAATTTACAACCACTAGCAAAAGTGGTATGCACATTGAGCTTGATTACATGGTGTTGGCTAGGAGGCATGGGAAGTTCGAATCACATGCCATGTATGTATCATATTTGTATCAAATACTGATACTCATCGGATACTTCTCGAATACAAGTCCAATACTTGTATTAAGTATCCCATTTTCCAAAGTTAAAGAGACACCCCAAATACTTTCCAGATACACTTTAGATACTTTCCCAATAGCTTCAAAATGAGAGGGAGGATCAATTTTGTAAACTAtgatattaatttaaaaatatgaagTATGAATCACAGTATGTGGAGGCATGACTCAATGATAAGCTTGAAATAGTTAATGCTACTGCAACAAGTATGTGCATTGTTATTTTGCTAACCTACTATGCTTTATGAATGCTTTGTTcatatgcatacatatgtaTTTATGCagatgcatgtatgcatgtgtgtgtatatatatacatatatacatatacacgcATATATATTTCTTGACATAACCTAGCTGTATCCTATCTTCCTTTTTCCAAGATTTGTTGTATCGACGTATCCGTTTCGTG from the Phoenix dactylifera cultivar Barhee BC4 chromosome 14, palm_55x_up_171113_PBpolish2nd_filt_p, whole genome shotgun sequence genome contains:
- the LOC103714299 gene encoding succinate dehydrogenase subunit 5, mitochondrial-like isoform X2, encoding MASTTTILRSLSSAAGRRLLCLSRASFSSLSTGAGARSSSTTTTSIFRPSSAVNLISDCSFPFTLNIRRVFCSSVSQLPAITDPDRESAFKDLMAMNWEEIPDSVVNETKKALSKATDDKDGQEALVNVFRAAEASVEFGGVLVTLRMALDDLNGLSGENVGRLPDYIEDAIRAAYKRYMAYLDSFGPGEAYLRKKVETELGTKMIHLKMRCSGIGSEWGKVTLLGTSGLSGSYVELRS
- the LOC103714299 gene encoding succinate dehydrogenase subunit 5, mitochondrial-like isoform X1, with product MASTTTILRSLSSAAGRRLLCLSRASFSSLSTGAGARSSSTTTTSIFRPSSAVNLISAIADCSFPFTLNIRRVFCSSVSQLPAITDPDRESAFKDLMAMNWEEIPDSVVNETKKALSKATDDKDGQEALVNVFRAAEASVEFGGVLVTLRMALDDLNGLSGENVGRLPDYIEDAIRAAYKRYMAYLDSFGPGEAYLRKKVETELGTKMIHLKMRCSGIGSEWGKVTLLGTSGLSGSYVELRS